The Juglans regia cultivar Chandler chromosome 11, Walnut 2.0, whole genome shotgun sequence genome contains the following window.
AGGAAACCTTTAGTCCTGTGGTGGAGCCTTGCACCATCAAACTTGTTCTTACTCATGCTCTCTCTCGCAAGTGGCCCATTAAACAATTAGATGTGCATAGCGCATTTCTACATGGTCTTCTTAAGGATGATGTTTATATGCAACAACCTCCTAGTATCACTTATCCGCCAATGCCTCATCATGTATGTAAACTCCACAAAGCTATTTATGGACTCAAACAGGCACTTTGGGCATGGTTCTCCCGCCTTAGTGATAAATTGCTCTCTCTTGGATTTGTCAACTCCAAGGTCGACACTTCACTCTTCACTTATCATCATGGCTTCATCATTGTGTATTTTCTTGTCTATGTCGATGATATAATCATAATAGGTTTTAGCTCACATCTTTAGCAGCATATTCTGATGCAGATTGGACTAGATCTCCAGGTGACAGGAAGTCCACAAGTGGCTACTGCATTTTCTATGGCCATAGTCTCATATCTTGGAGCTCTAAAAAGCAACCTACAGTTGCTAGGTCCTGCACTGAGGTTGAGTATAGAGGTATTGCAAATGCAACTGTtgaatttttatggattcagtcCACACTTCATGAACTCAGTATCTTCCAACCTCGGCCTCCCACTCTCTAGTGTGATAATGTGGGTGCTACGTACATGATGGAAAATCCAATCTTCCATGCTCAGACAAAACATGTTGAATTGGACTATCATTTTGTAAGAGAAAATGTGTCACTAGGTGCTCTTAATGTCCAATTACTGTCAAGTAAGGATCAGCTAGCAGATTTGTTAGCCAAAGCTTTAGCTGCAAtacagtttaattttttggtAGACAAGCTTCATGCGGTCCCTGCCCCTTATGCTTGAGGGGGCGTATAGAAGGTAATGAGCACCAATAAGATAAGACTCAATAGGATCCTTAGAGTAGTTGTTGGAAGACGACCCAATAATTAGACTTAGTGTAGGACTCAATAATTAGACTTGGGGCAGGATTATATTTACAGAGTAGTATTTTATGTAAACTTAAAACACTTTATGTTTTTTGTTATATACATAATAGACGAGACCTCCATAGTGATTTAGTGTGGAGCATTACTTTACTTACAACATTAGTAAATTCTTCAGAGACAATCGAGCATTGGTGGTGGAGAGGCGCTGCAATATAAAATATCGAGTATGGCCTCACAATAGATCCAAATCAGAGCTTGGTTATGCACAAAGAGTGGTGATTATAGGGAAaaggcatgagagagagagagagagagagagagagaagttgttagtaatatgaagaaatatggacaaaataaagagagatcTAGAAGAGGATGTCCATGCAAAATGACAATAGCGCCCAACAAACAAGATTTAATTACAAGATCAAATATCCATATAAAAATATGGAAGTAAATTTCATAAATGCATCTGAATGGATGGTAATATACgatgaaaagtatttttattagaCCATGACCCAATGATGGACTGTTTTGTCTAGACGAGTGCTTTGCAACCTTGCGCTCGTCTGGGTGTGGGCACTTTGCCACACCGTGCTTGCAATCCAGGATGCGAGTACTTTTGAGGAGCATTTTTCCTCCCATGCTGCATATGTGGGTGGCAAGCACCTTTGGTTTCCATGGTGTCCGCCTAAGGCCTAGCACTTTGCCACCTTGTGCACATCTaggcaaaaaggaaaaagaacatCAAAATCTACTGCGAAAAACTATGAGCCAAAGAACCAAACCAGTAAAGGAATAGAAAAGCGCATAACACTAAGACGAACCAAAAATTAGgagaaaatctatataaaaaaaaaaaaagaaaagaagaagaaaagaaaggaaaattagGATTGTATTAAGCTTACTAGGAAAGAGAGGGCTTAGAGATGAAAGAGATAAACGACATTGAAACTCTAATCCAAAATGATGTCATTTAGCGTATTAAACCAAGTAGTCTCTCTCGCTCTTGggaataatcattttttataacatcaattttcttttcttcaaatttcaatttaaaatgtatTAGGGGAATCGGAGTACCAAGCACTTTTGAAACTTGAGGATTTTCGACAGCCACCGAAATTGATAGTTCAATTACTAATTCTTCAAGTTTCAATcttgttttcattagtaaaatagttacttcaatatttttattgaattttcaaCTTAAAGGATTTTTGACAACCACCGAAATCGATCTAGGTTTAAAGGTATTTTTGAATACGATAGTCTTATATCCTTATCAACGATTTACATGGTGTGACTTTGTTACTTTCACACTAACTTATATGTAGGACTATTTACAAGTCAATACAGAAATATACATTCCATAATAttgacatgacataatttgatttacaagaaaattttaaattttaaatcctGCAAACCAAACATTTCTACATCAACAATGTGTATGGTATGTCCTtgacactattttttttatgccGAATGACTAATTTATTTCTAGAAGTTGAAAAATCCAATCTTAAAAATTAAGGCTTTTCaagaattagaaaattttaggatagtaaaaaatattttctaagagTTTACACTTCTCTCGCAGCCTATCACCTATTTTTCAACTTACTCCTAGAATTACTAAATGTATAAATGTAAATTGAAAACCATAGATGATTTAGAgcgtaaataaaaaattgaaataagtaatgtgattttttttttaaaaaaaaaagatgatagtTCATggataaaaagaataatttttgtaatgaccagacccaataattctaaggtcggaatattgataatttttataggacctaaattatatttaataggctATATTGGATAAGCTCACGAGTGATAAATTATTGTGATTGATTATGAGTTTGAATTAGACacaataattaggttaaatttgatttattatttattgaatgagtttgaattattttagaatttaaagatcggtCATTAgaagtttatttaaatttaaaattatcatttattgaaatctcaTACACAGTCTTTACGTTAAAAGTCCATctttacattaaaatttttaatcgaCCGCCTTCTCAAACTCTAAGCCATGCCTGTCTCCACATTCCACTAGGATTCATGCCCCAAGAACTCGCTTATAATTCTACAAATCATTTTCACATTAAAACTCTTAAATCGAGTCCTTAAATATATAGTCAGCCTCATGCACTTTACGTGTAGCTCATTCATCTTCTAGCCCTAGTGTAGTTTTTGCTTACCCAAAATTGTGTAGAGCACCTCTAGTCCACCAACATCCCTcacattttctttctccttctaGTTCACGTGATCGATTTCATGCTAGAAATATTGGAATAACATTgcgaggtaagtagcatgatcatacccttgcAAATATGTACAATAAacaacatgtcttttataaaaaatatttgcatgtacgccctccattggaagcccctccatcaaattatttatgaaaattgatgattttatatgagagttatgcattaaaatattttgtgaaaattagccattaatttatttgaagagTTAGACATCagatgatttatgaaaaatcatgattttatgtgaagaaacATGTATCATgacattttatgaaatatgtgATTTCACTCGAAatttatgataagatatgtaatggcctatgttatgatatgaaaaatgtactatatgttatgggcatattgcattgctaggttgtacatgctggtagtgcactcATTGTGTCTTCTTTATGTATGGATTCTATAACCTATGGCCATTGACGTAATTGAAATTTaattagattcgctaaccctaatcCACGGGGTCAACAATGAATATCAATCTATgacaagtgaaatataagttcatcttcatattatttacgtatgtatttataagtacgcttatttttcaaaaaactttatgtttattatgtttactatatgatgtgttacttattgagtattcgactaattttttttaagtttatattttttaaccacCCTAAGTGATGATACTTATGAGTATGGGACTGCAGGACAGAACTTGGCCtagggaggcgaggcagaggcctagatagtttatgtcgctcaattttataatttaaagtttattaagttattttgataagcatatGAGActttattgaatttaaataaacgCAGACtctcttttggattttaagtatttaataaatattgtattataAAGAATCTTTGTACCTAACGCttcctttaaaataaaataaaataatttttaagtcaAGTTCAGTAATAGCACTCCGGCTTctccaaaaatttttaaaagtgattttattcttaaacctAGAGATGAGAGTGTTACAATtttgctattttaaaataatagagtgtagtttttttaatttttttacaagattCATTTCTATTTGACTCATAACAttctataactatattataacttAAGTTATGGTATTCACGTTCGGGCTGAAAACTTTAATTAGCATCGATCAAGGTCAATTTGACTGAACTAGCTTAGGGAATTTGGGCTAATTtcatgaaataaaacatttagaGAAGAAAAACTTATTATCCTCTACAACGCACATGACCAACATGTAATTTGTAGTTTTTAcccttctatttaaatacacgtatttacatattatatattgatgtatGATGTGGCCGGATGATGTGTACCATTTCTCATTTGGCCTCTTAATTTATTAAGGATCAAGGTTTTCTTGAGTTCTTATTGGAACGTTGGATTCTGaagtataaaagagaaaaatacataaaatgagtcatatgatatttattgttactctataaatattttgggcaacattaaatgagtaataaatgTTGTAGGGCCTCGTAAATGTGTCACTCTTTTATTTGAAACCCTCAAATTCGggcaaaaaatttaaatgatatttgtctaattttgaaatataagttGCAATTCATCCAATTAATTTGACCGTGAAgatgttcaaaaaataaatattgtgaaaCATTCTTAACGATTAAGTGATCTTAAAAACACAATGAATTAGGATCTTAAAAACTCAATTACAAACACCTTAAAAAGATTGTAATCCAAAGCGaggaaatgatatatatatatatatatataaattattatttttatttgtaaattttacttttgttttataaaaaatacttgaaattcACACtctaaaacttatatttaacattagtCTAATCCTCCATAACTAttgatttagattttaaaataaataaataaataaagtgattGGAGACGTGAGAAACCTAGGTGCCCAAAGATCCGATGAGTGCTTTATTAATCATCCTGCGACCGACACGACACCGCATCGGGAGTTGGCAAATGACAATGGATCTGGACTCCCGGTAGGACCTGTGGTCCGTTGGACAGTTGGAGAGCAAGAACTGTGGGATAATTTGTCTTTTCTCATAGGGTAATGATCTTTATACGTGGCTGTTATAGGTTGGGTTTAGATATTAAAGtgagtgagttgagttgagatgataaaatattattagaatattattatttattattattattattttgagatttaaaaaagttgaattgtttattatattttatattaaaatttgaaaaaattataatgataagttgagataagttaagatgaattcAACTTCCCAACAAAGCCATAACCACATTgattgcttgcttgcttgctgcGAAATTCAGccaatcaaacaaatattttaaaatataaaaagaaaatcatactATCATCACTGATTTTTATCGttgatttttattgttaaaattttttattttttatcttttttacttaataattaaagaaatatttcttaataatattatgatttgtttatttttttaaaaaatatttaaaattattaaaaaaatagcttACAAACGTTTTTGTCAcctaaattctaaaaaaataaaaataaaatattttacgtgagtaatatgttatgtttaaaaataggATTTTTGCTAAGAAGTTGGAAGGTAGCTCTTATTATAAAAGAGCAATGACGCGGCCCGATTTTGACCTCGGAAAACCCGAGTTCACCATCAGAGACTCTTCCATGCCTTTGCCAACAACTGTGAAGCCCCAAACTCCTCTGCCAAACCCAATTAGGCTGTTAGCTCATCTCTCTTCCACTATCTTTCGTGTTCTCTGTGGATCGAGGCTGAAACTATTCCTAAAAGTCGTAGGTTATACAAGAAGAACCCATCTTTTTGTTTCTTGATCAGATCTTTCTGTCGTAGTCAACTGTAACGAAGACTTTGAAGGTCCGGCCGCCGTGGTGGCAATGGCGGAATTAGTGAAGCAAACCTTGGCGAAGCCGATCCAGCTAGCTGACCAAGTCGCCAAGGCCGCCGACGAGGCCAGTTCGTTCAAGCTGGAGTGCGGGGAGCTTAAATCAAAGACAGAGAAGCTTGCTGGGCTGCTCCGCCAGGCTGCCCGAGCCAGCGCCGACCTCTACGAGCGCCCCACCAGGCGGATCATCGTAGACACAGAGCAAGTGCTGGATAAGGCTCTGTCCCTCGTGCTTAAATGCCGCGTCAACGGCATCGTCAAGCGCGTGTTCACCATCATACCCGCTGCCGCCTTTCGCAAAATGTCGGCCCAGCTTGAGAATTCGATCGGGGACGTGTCTTGGCTTCTCCGCGTCTCAGCTCCGGCCGAGGATCGGGACGACGAGTACTTGGGCCTGCCTCCCACAGCAGCGAACGAGCCAATTTTGTGTCTCATATGGGAACAGATTGCGGCTCTTCATACGGCCTCGCTCGAGGACCGTTCGGATGCAGCGGCTTCACTGGTTTCCCTTGCCCGGGACAACGATCGGTATGGGAAGCTGATTATAGAGGAAGGTGGGGTCGTACCCTTGTTGAAACTGATCAAAGAGGGCAAACCGGAAGGGCAAGAGAACGCTGCCCTGGCGATTGGGCTTCTGGGACGCGACCCTGAAAGCGTAGAGCACATGATCGTCGCGGGGGTTTGTTCCGTGTTTGTGAAAATCCTCAAAGAAGGTCCCATGAAAGTTCAGGCTGTGGTGGCTTGGGCTGTTTCGGAGCTCGTGGCTAATTACCCCAAGTGCCAAGATCTGTTTGCTCAGCACAATATAATTCGGTTGCTGGTAGGCCATCTCGCATTTGAGACCGTACAAGAGCACAGTAAATATGCAATTACTAGCACCAGAGCCACATCGATCCATGCGGTTGTAATGGCAAGTAATAACCCAAACGCCATGAATATGAACAAGGGAATTGACGAGGAGGACCAAAACTTTCAGAGTCAAATTCTTCACCCCATGGGGAACAAGACCCCGAGTCAGATGCACAATGTAGTGACTAACACCGTGACGATGAATCCCCCGTCCAAGCCACTCCAACCGCGAGGCAATGTGTCAACTCAAACCAACCACAACAGTGCCACAAGCATGGACCCAAACAATGTGAAGCAGAATCACCAATCCCATCAACCCCACCACCAGCAAAACGTCTCTCTTTCTGGGCCTGGTTTGAATCATAAGGGTAGGGAATTGGAAGACCCTGCTATCAAGGCAAACATGAAGGCAATGTCAGCAAGAGCCCTTTGGCACCTTTCCAAAGGAAACCCATCCATCTGCCGCAGCATCACTGAGTCAAGAGCACTGTTGTGCTTCGCTGTTCTTCTAGAGAAAGGGACCCAAGATGTCAAGTATAATTCTGCCATGGCATTGGTGGAGATCACTGCGGTGGCTGAGAAAGATGCTGAATTGAGAAGATCTGCATTCAAACCCAATTCACCTGCCTGCAAAGCTGTTGTTGAGCAACTGCTAAAGATCATTGAGGAAGAAGATTCAGACCTCCTTATCCCATGCATCAAGGCTATTGGGAATTTGGCAAGGACATTCAGGGTAACAGAAACAAGGATGATCGGCCCGTTGGTGCAGTTTCTCGATGAGAGAGAAGATGAGATATCCAAGGAGGTTGCAATTGCTCTCACAAAATTTGCCTGCCCAGAAAACTATCTCTGCTCCGATCACTCAAGGGCGATCATAAATGCCGGAGGGCCAAAGCCATTGATCCAGCTGGTATTTTTTGGTGAAAGGACGGTTCAAATTTCTGCATTGCCTCTCCTATGCTACATTGCTCTCCATGTACCAGACAGCGAGGTACTTGCCCAGGTGGAGGTGCTAAGTGTGCTTGATTGGGCTTCCAAACAATCTCACCTCCTCACCCAGGATGAAAAACTGGAATCATTGTTACAAGATGCTAAATGCAGGTTGGAGCTATACCAATCCAGAGGTCCAAGGACATTCCACTGATTCAATCAACTCGGTGATATCTTgttgcagagaaaaaaaaaaaaattccctgtAATTTTCactgttctttcttttcctatttAATATCGTTCTAATGGAGTGTACATACGTTTAATTTCATTGTCCTCTATAATTGCTAAGAAGCATTTCAAACGACTTTTTGAGTGCATTCTCTTGTTCTGGTTTCCTTTTCCACCAAGGCATCCCATTGATTGACACCGAGATGAAAGACGTTGACAcactaagaaaaataatagttaagGGCTGGCAAGAGCTAATAAATTAGGAGgcaacaaaattcaaaatgtttaatctaaaaataatgcTATATTGTAGTCTTCCACCTTAGAATTTTCTTGGAAATCGTTCAGCATACTATATAGCATGTCAAAGTGTCTTTCCTTTGGGTCgcaaaaagccaaaaaaatgGGTTATGAGAGGTGTGGACACTTGGCAAACCAGATACTTGCTCTTTATTTACTTTGAATTCTTATTTTTGGGACCCATGGACATGAATCACACACCATATGTCTAAAACTGGTTGTATTTTCGCGTGATATGTCTCAACGCTCAACTCTTTGCATAATTTGTGGGAGACAATTTAGCTGAGATTGAAcagcaagaaaataaatatggtggttGGGGGAAAAGTTGTCTCAAAAGTTTCTAGTCTGGACGAGAAGAGTGTTGGATTTAAATATCTTTGTAAAGATTGAAATGGTTAACTTGCTGTACGTATTCAATCATTTCTGCCGTATATAGTGCACATTAAGCAGAGAAATAGAAGGGAAAATACAGTGTTTTACCCACAAACCCAAAATGTTTTCAAACTCGGTTTCGGGAGATTCGAATGGATGGCTGTGGCATCGTGATCAGATATTCTACAGTAATTACAACCTTCAAGAGGGCAAAcgatttgtctttctttttctttttttgaatgatTATACAATTTATGAAACGAAAGGATTTGCAGATATAAGTACATCATTCTTGAAAAATCTAGCTGGACATGCCTAACAGATTGTGaattgatgttttatgaaaaatttaacatttttaaaaactctattGATCAAGATATTTATGTAAccaaagatcaagaaaaatcataaaaataaatcacaaagaAGTTTTTTGTAAAGAGGTAACAAACGAAAATTGCTTGGAAT
Protein-coding sequences here:
- the LOC108997716 gene encoding uncharacterized protein LOC108997716; this translates as MAELVKQTLAKPIQLADQVAKAADEASSFKLECGELKSKTEKLAGLLRQAARASADLYERPTRRIIVDTEQVLDKALSLVLKCRVNGIVKRVFTIIPAAAFRKMSAQLENSIGDVSWLLRVSAPAEDRDDEYLGLPPTAANEPILCLIWEQIAALHTASLEDRSDAAASLVSLARDNDRYGKLIIEEGGVVPLLKLIKEGKPEGQENAALAIGLLGRDPESVEHMIVAGVCSVFVKILKEGPMKVQAVVAWAVSELVANYPKCQDLFAQHNIIRLLVGHLAFETVQEHSKYAITSTRATSIHAVVMASNNPNAMNMNKGIDEEDQNFQSQILHPMGNKTPSQMHNVVTNTVTMNPPSKPLQPRGNVSTQTNHNSATSMDPNNVKQNHQSHQPHHQQNVSLSGPGLNHKGRELEDPAIKANMKAMSARALWHLSKGNPSICRSITESRALLCFAVLLEKGTQDVKYNSAMALVEITAVAEKDAELRRSAFKPNSPACKAVVEQLLKIIEEEDSDLLIPCIKAIGNLARTFRVTETRMIGPLVQFLDEREDEISKEVAIALTKFACPENYLCSDHSRAIINAGGPKPLIQLVFFGERTVQISALPLLCYIALHVPDSEVLAQVEVLSVLDWASKQSHLLTQDEKLESLLQDAKCRLELYQSRGPRTFH